A region of Lycium barbarum isolate Lr01 chromosome 1, ASM1917538v2, whole genome shotgun sequence DNA encodes the following proteins:
- the LOC132622069 gene encoding uncharacterized protein LOC132622069 — MSPNRQRQIYYAFKEKCVWRPEHETQLAQNFKKKAQRLLSDMLGRVRESNKKPKWILPENYAKLLHYWATNEIFLQLSDIGKKARNSTKGGSLHTSGAMSQEAVRRKMASLP; from the exons ATGTCACCAAACCGCCAGAGACAGATCtattatgcatttaag GAAAAATGTGTCTGGCGCCCGGAACATGAGACGCAGCTAGCCCAAAACTTCAAGAAGAAAGCTCAGCGCTTACTAAGTGACATGTTAGGAAGGGTTCGTGAATCTAACAAGAAACCCAAGTGGATCCTTCCTGAAAACTATGCCAAGCTACTTCATTACTGGGCAACTAATGAAATATTCTTACAACTAAGTGACATAGGGAAGAAGGCTAGAAATTCGACAAAGGGTGGCTCCCTACACACTAGTGGGGCTATGAGCCAAGAGGCCGTGAGGAGGAAGATGGCAAGTCTACCTTAA
- the LOC132599050 gene encoding chaperone protein dnaJ 8, chloroplastic-like yields MATAMGMLGNVGGCGSASASWIRLTKKKMKGDKIRVNVSCIYSPSVSNPYKTLRIQPDASETEVRKAFRQLALQYHPDVCRGSNCGIQFHQINEAYDTVMSNLRGETKSAEIFEEFADDDYDSMRGVNDPDWDMWEEWMGWEGAGIRDYSSHINPYI; encoded by the exons ATGGCAACTGCTATGGGAATGCTGGGAAATGTCGGGGGTTGTGGGTCTGCCTCTGCTTCTTGGATTCGTTTGAcaaagaagaagatgaagggtGATAAAATTAGAGTTAATGTTTCTTGTATATATTCGCCTTCTGTGAGTAATCCTTACAAGACGTTGAGAATTCAACCTGATGCTTCTGAAACTGAAGTCAGAAAGGCTTTTAGACAGCTTGCTCTTCAG TATCACCCTGATGTGTGCAGAGGAAGTAATTGCGGCATTCAGTTCCACCAAATTAATGAAGCATACGAT ACTGTAATGAGTAACTTGAGAGGTGAAACCAAGAGTGCAGAGATATTTGAGGAATTTgctgatgatgattatgattccATGAGAGGAGTAAATGATCCAGATTGGGATATGTGGGAAGAATGGATGGGATGGGAAGGAGCTGGTATTCGGGACTATTCTTCACACATTAACCCTTACATTTAA